A region of Actinomycetota bacterium DNA encodes the following proteins:
- a CDS encoding NADP-dependent isocitrate dehydrogenase has protein sequence MTPQQREIPIDPAEGTVVQEGIQDPQGRRIVTVIPGDGIGPEVVRSAQRIVEATGARVAWEEQQAGAEVFKQGLPSGVPPETMASLTRTRVALKGPLETPVGYGEKSANVTLRKLFETYANVRPVREMPGVTTPYSGRGIDLVVVRENVEDLYAGIEHMQTPGVAQCLKLISVKGCEKIVRFAFELARAEGRRTVHCATKANIMKLTEGTLKRVFEEVAPEYPEIDANHIIVDNCAHQLVKRPEQFDVIVTTNMNGDILSDLTSALVGGLGFAPSANIGNEVAIFEAVHGSAPKYAGKDVINPTAVILTSVLLLRHLGEFDAAAAIEHAVFVTMESGTLTRDVVGDEGATPTSAYTDAIIANLGQRSATWQVRDYKPIALPHLRPDPDYVKPTERAVVGMDVFVESPLSSAELGASLMELTADTRLSLKMISSRGTKVFPPTGAITDELDHWRCRFIIKEEPGDLPDGDVHDLLVRISSRHRWMHIEKLQEFDDELGFTRDQGEN, from the coding sequence ATGACGCCGCAACAGCGAGAGATCCCGATCGACCCAGCGGAGGGAACCGTGGTGCAGGAAGGCATACAAGACCCCCAGGGTCGGCGGATCGTCACGGTGATCCCCGGAGACGGGATCGGCCCGGAGGTCGTCCGGAGCGCGCAACGCATCGTCGAAGCCACCGGTGCACGCGTCGCGTGGGAGGAGCAGCAGGCCGGGGCAGAGGTGTTCAAGCAGGGACTCCCGTCGGGTGTGCCTCCCGAGACGATGGCCTCGTTGACCCGCACCCGCGTCGCGCTGAAGGGTCCGCTCGAAACGCCCGTCGGCTACGGGGAGAAGAGCGCGAACGTGACGCTGCGCAAGCTCTTCGAGACCTACGCCAACGTCCGGCCGGTCCGCGAGATGCCGGGGGTCACCACGCCCTACTCCGGCCGCGGCATCGATCTCGTCGTCGTTCGGGAGAACGTCGAAGATCTCTACGCGGGGATCGAGCATATGCAGACACCCGGGGTCGCGCAGTGCCTGAAGCTGATCAGCGTGAAGGGCTGCGAGAAGATCGTCCGGTTCGCCTTCGAGCTGGCCCGGGCGGAAGGACGCCGGACCGTCCACTGCGCCACGAAGGCGAACATCATGAAGCTCACCGAGGGGACCCTGAAGCGGGTGTTCGAGGAGGTCGCGCCCGAGTACCCCGAGATCGACGCGAATCACATCATCGTCGACAACTGCGCACACCAGCTCGTCAAGCGACCGGAGCAGTTCGACGTGATCGTCACGACGAACATGAACGGGGACATCCTCTCCGATCTCACGAGCGCGCTCGTCGGCGGCCTCGGATTCGCGCCGAGTGCCAACATCGGGAACGAGGTCGCGATCTTCGAGGCCGTGCACGGGTCGGCCCCGAAGTACGCGGGGAAGGACGTCATCAACCCGACCGCGGTGATCCTGACCTCGGTGTTGCTGCTTCGCCACCTCGGCGAGTTCGACGCCGCTGCCGCGATCGAGCACGCCGTGTTCGTCACGATGGAGTCGGGCACCCTGACACGCGACGTGGTCGGGGACGAGGGAGCCACCCCGACATCGGCCTACACCGACGCGATCATCGCCAACCTCGGACAGCGGTCGGCGACCTGGCAGGTACGCGACTACAAGCCGATCGCCCTGCCGCATCTTCGACCCGATCCCGACTACGTCAAGCCCACCGAGCGGGCCGTCGTCGGCATGGACGTCTTCGTGGAGTCTCCCCTGTCGAGCGCGGAGCTCGGCGCCAGCCTGATGGAGCTGACGGCCGACACCCGGCTGTCGCTGAAGATGATCTCCAGCCGCGGAACGAAGGTGTTCCCCCCGACGGGAGCGATCACCGACGAGCTCGACCACTGGCGATGCCGGTTCATCATCAAGGAGGAGCCGGGTGACCTCCCCGACGGGGACGTCCACGACCTGCTCGTGAGGATCTCGAGCCGGCATCGGTGGATGCACATCGAGAAGCTCCAGGAGTTCGACGACGAGCTTGGATTCACGCGGGACCAGGGCGAGAACTGA
- a CDS encoding lysophospholipid acyltransferase family protein — translation MEYAYHLAKGTVVPPLQLWFNWRFEGLDEIPADGPVLAACNHVSYLDAFAHGYAVVKRGRRPRFLAKSELFDVPVVGRLLSNAKMVPVRRGTGDPAVLRRAEDSLRQGECVLIYPEGTVTRQPDFLPMHGKTGVVRLALATGVPITPIATWGGQHVWQKNGRGSLKFGRPIWVKAGPPIDLSAERDRLDDQSRVRALTDDVMADLTRLVGDVRSRYPARWS, via the coding sequence GTGGAGTACGCCTACCACCTCGCGAAGGGCACGGTCGTTCCCCCGTTGCAGCTGTGGTTCAACTGGCGGTTCGAGGGCCTGGACGAGATCCCGGCCGACGGCCCGGTGCTGGCCGCCTGCAACCACGTGTCCTACCTCGATGCGTTCGCGCACGGGTACGCTGTGGTCAAGCGGGGCAGGCGCCCGCGCTTCCTGGCCAAGAGCGAGCTGTTCGACGTGCCGGTGGTCGGTCGGCTGCTGAGCAACGCGAAGATGGTCCCCGTCCGACGGGGGACCGGGGATCCGGCGGTCCTGCGACGTGCCGAGGACTCGCTGCGCCAAGGGGAATGCGTGCTGATCTACCCGGAGGGCACCGTGACGCGGCAACCGGATTTCCTGCCGATGCACGGCAAGACCGGGGTCGTGCGCCTCGCACTCGCGACCGGAGTGCCGATCACGCCGATCGCGACCTGGGGCGGACAGCACGTCTGGCAGAAGAACGGAAGAGGGAGCCTGAAGTTCGGGCGTCCGATCTGGGTGAAGGCGGGTCCGCCCATCGACCTGTCCGCCGAGAGGGATCGGCTCGACGACCAGTCGCGGGTGCGTGCCCTCACCGACGACGTCATGGCCGATCTCACCCGCCTGGTCGGGGACGTCCGCTCGCGGTATCCCGCTCGGTGGTCCTAG
- a CDS encoding D-alanine--D-alanine ligase family protein: MKRRVVVLFGGRSAEHEISCISARSVIDALDPERYEVVPVGISKRGTWHLLSGPPALDAGSGTLPAVVPTDGDDVALAQEPGACALVDAGGVPTEIDVVFPVLHGPYGEDGATQGMLELAGVPYVGAGVLASAIGMDKAVQKVVFEAAGLPIVAWEPVREAEWAEDPDAIRARAQSLGYPLFSKPATLGSSVGVRKVNDPPELRSALEEAFRYARKAVLERSVEGAREIECSVLGNDDPVASVAGEIVPIGHEFYDYAAKYLDAEGARLTIPAEVPAETLEEVQRVAVAAFRAIDAAGMARVDFFLTVDGTLLLNEINTIPGFTSISMYPKLWEASGLSYPELIDRLIELAIERHDLERKKGTAAGELGDAGRGTRG, translated from the coding sequence ATGAAGCGGCGGGTCGTGGTGCTGTTCGGAGGACGCTCCGCCGAGCACGAGATCTCGTGCATCTCCGCACGCTCGGTGATCGATGCCCTCGACCCCGAGCGCTACGAGGTCGTGCCGGTGGGCATCAGCAAACGAGGCACGTGGCACCTGCTGTCCGGACCACCGGCGCTCGACGCCGGCTCGGGAACGCTGCCGGCCGTCGTTCCGACCGACGGCGACGACGTTGCACTCGCGCAGGAACCCGGTGCCTGCGCGCTCGTCGATGCGGGCGGCGTGCCGACCGAGATCGACGTCGTGTTCCCGGTGCTGCACGGTCCCTACGGCGAAGACGGGGCCACCCAGGGGATGCTCGAGCTCGCGGGAGTGCCGTACGTGGGCGCCGGCGTGCTCGCATCGGCCATCGGGATGGACAAGGCCGTCCAGAAGGTGGTCTTCGAAGCCGCCGGATTGCCGATCGTCGCCTGGGAGCCGGTGCGCGAGGCCGAGTGGGCCGAGGACCCGGATGCGATCCGGGCGCGGGCGCAGTCGCTCGGCTATCCACTGTTCTCCAAGCCCGCGACCCTGGGCTCCTCGGTGGGGGTGCGGAAGGTGAACGATCCACCGGAACTTCGCAGCGCGCTCGAGGAGGCGTTCCGCTACGCCCGCAAGGCGGTCCTCGAACGGTCTGTCGAGGGCGCCCGCGAGATCGAGTGTTCGGTGCTCGGCAACGACGATCCCGTCGCGTCCGTGGCCGGCGAGATCGTGCCGATCGGACACGAGTTCTACGACTACGCGGCGAAGTACCTCGACGCCGAAGGAGCCCGTCTCACGATCCCGGCGGAGGTGCCCGCCGAGACGCTCGAAGAGGTGCAGCGCGTAGCCGTGGCGGCGTTCCGCGCGATCGACGCAGCGGGGATGGCGCGCGTGGACTTCTTCCTGACCGTCGACGGAACGCTTCTGCTGAACGAGATCAACACGATCCCAGGGTTCACCTCGATCTCGATGTACCCGAAGCTCTGGGAAGCCTCGGGCTTGTCCTACCCGGAGCTGATCGATCGTTTGATCGAGCTCGCGATCGAGCGGCACGATCTCGAACGCAAGAAGGGGACGGCTGCCGGCGAGCTGGGCGACGCCGGACGCGGAACGCGCGGCTGA
- a CDS encoding phosphoenolpyruvate carboxykinase produces MKETPLALEMTTGTLYDNPSPDELRKLTEEMPQCRITEYDNVNVQTRVLSRSAASTHVVTEDPSTTSGKSIPRSEYERLAALQDEHLTSRDLIQIDGYIGDDPEFRTAARLTIEKANANIAGMQQKLYFPREGGDPEVHVIYTPNLPMPGYPDDRMIAVDLEANVTRVFNSDYFGESKKGGLRMWNNIVFNRGGLSLHAGLKVIPTDRGEKVMLIIGLSGTGKTTTTFTTQNDSLPVQDDFVALMPGGGVYGSENGCFAKTFSLDPDFEPNIYNAVVKPNAYLENVYQDENGTVDFFNENYTQNGRAVFEMSDLARYRRAEGIGTVDYLLILNRNENIIPSVAKLTQAQAAAYFMLGETTGTSAGGASEAGKFLRVPGTNPFFPLPHGFQGNRILELLDSHPIEVFLLNTGRVGGKEDDDRSKKVKIPHTSACVKGIAEGTIAWTDDPDFGYQVAESVPDFDDPELLQPKRLYDKQGRTGEYDGTVARLKAERRAHLEQFPQLSGDIVSAAG; encoded by the coding sequence GTGAAGGAGACTCCATTGGCGCTGGAGATGACCACCGGGACGCTCTACGACAACCCGTCCCCCGACGAGCTGCGGAAGTTAACCGAGGAGATGCCGCAGTGCCGCATCACCGAGTACGACAACGTCAACGTGCAGACCCGGGTGCTGTCCCGCAGCGCCGCCAGCACCCACGTCGTGACCGAAGACCCCTCGACCACGAGCGGCAAGAGTATCCCCCGGTCGGAGTACGAGCGCCTCGCCGCTCTGCAGGATGAGCACCTGACCTCCCGTGATCTGATCCAGATCGACGGGTACATCGGCGACGACCCGGAGTTCCGAACGGCCGCTCGCCTCACGATCGAGAAGGCGAACGCGAACATCGCCGGCATGCAGCAGAAGCTGTATTTCCCTCGCGAGGGCGGCGACCCCGAGGTGCACGTGATCTACACGCCGAACCTGCCGATGCCTGGCTATCCCGACGACCGCATGATCGCCGTCGACCTCGAGGCCAACGTCACCCGCGTCTTCAACTCCGACTACTTCGGGGAGTCGAAGAAGGGTGGTCTGCGGATGTGGAACAACATCGTCTTCAACCGAGGCGGGTTGTCGTTGCACGCCGGCCTCAAGGTGATCCCGACCGACAGGGGCGAGAAGGTCATGTTGATCATCGGCCTGTCGGGCACGGGCAAGACGACCACGACGTTCACCACACAGAACGACTCCCTGCCGGTCCAGGACGACTTCGTGGCGCTGATGCCTGGAGGCGGCGTCTACGGCAGCGAGAACGGCTGCTTCGCCAAGACCTTCAGCCTCGATCCCGATTTCGAACCGAACATCTACAACGCGGTCGTGAAACCGAACGCTTACCTCGAGAACGTGTACCAGGACGAGAACGGCACGGTCGATTTCTTCAACGAGAACTACACCCAGAACGGCCGTGCCGTCTTCGAGATGAGCGACCTCGCGCGCTACCGCCGGGCAGAGGGGATCGGCACGGTCGACTACCTGCTGATCCTGAACCGGAACGAGAACATCATCCCCTCGGTCGCCAAGCTGACGCAGGCACAGGCCGCGGCGTACTTCATGCTCGGAGAGACGACGGGCACCTCGGCGGGAGGTGCGTCCGAAGCGGGCAAGTTCCTCCGGGTTCCCGGCACGAATCCGTTCTTCCCGCTGCCACACGGGTTCCAGGGCAATCGGATCCTGGAGCTCCTCGACTCCCACCCGATCGAGGTGTTCCTGCTGAACACGGGACGCGTCGGCGGCAAGGAGGACGACGACCGATCGAAGAAGGTGAAGATCCCGCACACGTCCGCCTGTGTGAAAGGCATCGCCGAGGGGACGATCGCCTGGACCGACGATCCGGACTTCGGCTACCAGGTCGCCGAGTCGGTCCCGGACTTCGACGATCCCGAGCTGCTCCAGCCCAAGCGTCTGTACGACAAGCAGGGTCGCACAGGTGAGTACGACGGAACCGTGGCCCGACTCAAGGCCGAACGACGGGCGCACCTCGAGCAGTTCCCGCAGCTGTCCGGCGACATCGTCTCGGCCGCCGGCTAA
- the gltX gene encoding glutamate--tRNA ligase: protein MSSATGAAVRCRFAPAPSGSIHVGNARTALFSWLTARHHGGIFVLRVEDTDASRVTEEAVHGVLESLRWLGLDHDEGPETGGPHGPYRQSERADIYRDHLDRLAGSGDAYRCYCTPDELEERRKAALARGEIPGYDGRCRTLTDEQRAAFEAEGRSYAMRFAMPEREFVVEDLVKGEVRFAPGALRDFVLVRSDGSPTYLLAAGVDDLLMEITHVIRGEDLLASTPRQQALMRALGATDEQVPTYAHLPLIVGSDRQPLSKRHGSTSVEAFRERGFLPEALVNYLALLGWGFDGETTFFSLPELIERFELRRVSHNPAAFDTEKLEWMNNHYVQQLGDDELAARVLPFLTETGLLVDDLQELRAAMPLVRERMKTLTEAPVLLRFLFTDDIEPDEKATKLIEKAGSTHLELAAELLGRVEPWSVEGVAAALDELTQRAGLSRTKAWQPIRAAISGSTVSPPLDGSIHLLGRSRTVARLLAAAEST from the coding sequence ATGAGCAGCGCGACCGGCGCCGCGGTCCGTTGCCGGTTCGCCCCGGCCCCCAGTGGTTCGATCCATGTCGGGAACGCGCGTACCGCGCTGTTCAGCTGGCTCACCGCCCGGCACCACGGTGGCATCTTCGTCCTGCGGGTCGAGGACACCGATGCCAGCCGGGTCACCGAGGAGGCCGTTCACGGCGTGCTGGAGTCGCTGCGCTGGCTGGGGCTGGATCACGACGAGGGTCCCGAGACGGGCGGACCGCACGGCCCCTACCGGCAATCGGAACGGGCCGACATCTACCGCGACCACCTCGATCGGCTCGCGGGATCGGGCGACGCCTACCGATGTTACTGCACCCCCGACGAGCTGGAGGAACGCCGCAAGGCCGCACTCGCGCGGGGGGAGATCCCGGGGTACGACGGCCGGTGCCGAACGCTCACCGACGAGCAGCGCGCGGCGTTCGAGGCCGAGGGGCGCTCGTACGCGATGCGTTTCGCGATGCCCGAGCGCGAGTTCGTGGTCGAGGATCTGGTGAAGGGCGAGGTGCGGTTCGCGCCGGGGGCACTGCGCGACTTCGTCCTGGTCCGCTCCGACGGATCGCCCACCTACCTGTTGGCCGCCGGCGTCGACGACCTGCTGATGGAGATCACGCACGTGATCCGTGGAGAGGACCTTCTCGCCTCCACGCCCCGCCAACAGGCGCTGATGCGAGCGCTCGGCGCAACCGACGAGCAGGTGCCGACCTACGCGCATCTCCCCCTGATCGTCGGATCGGATCGGCAGCCACTGTCGAAGCGCCACGGCTCGACCTCGGTCGAGGCGTTCCGTGAGCGCGGGTTCCTCCCGGAGGCGCTCGTGAACTATCTCGCCCTACTCGGCTGGGGGTTCGACGGTGAGACGACATTCTTCTCTCTCCCTGAACTGATCGAGCGGTTCGAGCTGCGTCGCGTCTCGCACAACCCGGCGGCCTTCGATACCGAGAAGCTGGAGTGGATGAACAACCACTACGTCCAGCAGCTCGGCGACGACGAGCTCGCGGCACGCGTGTTGCCGTTCCTGACCGAGACGGGCCTCCTGGTCGACGACCTCCAGGAACTCCGCGCGGCGATGCCGCTGGTTCGGGAACGGATGAAGACGCTCACCGAGGCGCCGGTGCTGCTCCGGTTCCTGTTCACCGACGATATCGAGCCGGACGAGAAGGCCACGAAGCTGATCGAGAAGGCCGGTTCCACGCACCTCGAGCTGGCGGCCGAACTCCTCGGGCGCGTCGAGCCCTGGTCGGTCGAGGGCGTGGCGGCCGCGCTCGACGAACTGACACAGCGCGCCGGACTGTCTCGCACCAAGGCGTGGCAGCCGATCCGCGCCGCGATCTCCGGGAGCACCGTTTCCCCGCCGCTCGACGGCTCGATCCACCTCCTGGGCAGGTCGCGCACGGTCGCGCGCCTGTTGGCTGCAGCCGAAAGTACGTAG
- a CDS encoding alkaline phosphatase family protein: protein MRRGLLIAGLTLVVAALVAAACTSASSPDREVAAPSSPAEGSSPIETPSGPTGLDTIEHLIFVVQENRSFDHYFGTFPGADGLVKPNGDFKASVCQPDPVLGGTSCPYHDRSIVDLGGPHSKPDSDQSVNGGRMDGFIESVVDSPNPCASDRFVSGCDDLTGPGGEPDVMGYHTAKEIPNYWAYAKNFLLQDRMFAPADSWTHPAHLFLFSAWAARCDDPRDPMSCTSDLIQTDVLKRLRRGVARPTYAWTDITYLLDENDVSWAHYAGEEVCEDPPCPGKFGPPPAQNVLPGFTTVIQNDSLDKIQDHGAYYQAAAEGELPSVTWVTPGRGGISEHPGTGEPMSLGMEHVTNVVNAAMEGPDWESTAIFVTWDDWGGFYDHVRPPRVDLNGYGIRVPAFVISPWVRAGAIDHQIHSFDSYLKLIEDRFLDSERLDPETLSRPDSRPTVREEVKILGDLRKIFDFSQEPLDPLILDPLPLGPHQRSVPVPPEYMEEWEA, encoded by the coding sequence ATGCGTCGTGGGCTGTTGATCGCCGGCCTCACCCTTGTGGTCGCCGCTCTCGTCGCGGCGGCCTGCACGTCGGCGTCGTCTCCCGATCGTGAGGTCGCGGCTCCCTCGTCACCCGCGGAGGGCTCCTCGCCCATCGAGACGCCGTCCGGCCCGACGGGTCTGGACACGATCGAGCACCTGATCTTCGTCGTGCAGGAGAATCGGTCGTTCGATCACTACTTCGGAACGTTCCCGGGCGCGGACGGTCTGGTGAAACCGAACGGGGACTTCAAGGCGAGTGTCTGCCAGCCCGACCCGGTGCTCGGCGGCACCTCGTGCCCCTACCACGATCGCTCGATCGTGGATCTGGGTGGCCCCCACTCCAAGCCCGACTCGGACCAGAGCGTGAACGGCGGGAGGATGGACGGGTTCATCGAGTCTGTCGTGGACTCGCCGAACCCCTGCGCGAGCGATCGGTTCGTGTCCGGATGCGACGACCTTACGGGACCGGGCGGGGAGCCCGACGTGATGGGCTATCACACCGCCAAGGAGATCCCGAACTACTGGGCGTACGCGAAGAACTTCCTGTTGCAGGATCGGATGTTCGCGCCGGCCGACTCCTGGACCCACCCGGCGCACCTGTTTCTGTTCTCGGCGTGGGCGGCTCGGTGCGACGACCCGCGGGACCCGATGAGTTGCACCTCGGATCTGATCCAGACCGACGTCCTGAAGCGGCTCCGCCGGGGCGTCGCGAGACCGACCTACGCCTGGACCGACATCACCTACCTGCTCGACGAGAACGACGTGAGCTGGGCGCACTACGCCGGGGAGGAAGTCTGCGAGGACCCGCCCTGTCCGGGCAAGTTCGGGCCTCCTCCGGCGCAGAACGTCCTCCCGGGCTTCACGACGGTGATCCAGAACGACAGCCTGGACAAGATCCAGGATCACGGGGCGTACTACCAGGCGGCCGCCGAGGGAGAGCTTCCGTCCGTCACGTGGGTCACGCCGGGGCGAGGAGGCATCAGTGAACATCCGGGCACCGGTGAACCGATGTCGCTCGGGATGGAGCACGTGACGAACGTCGTGAACGCCGCGATGGAGGGTCCCGACTGGGAGTCGACCGCGATCTTCGTGACCTGGGACGACTGGGGAGGGTTCTACGACCACGTGCGGCCGCCGCGCGTCGACCTGAACGGTTACGGGATCCGCGTGCCGGCCTTCGTGATCAGTCCCTGGGTGCGGGCCGGTGCGATCGACCATCAGATCCACTCGTTCGACTCGTACCTGAAGTTGATCGAGGATCGGTTCCTGGACTCCGAGCGGCTCGATCCCGAGACGCTCTCGCGACCGGACTCGCGCCCCACCGTGCGCGAGGAGGTCAAGATCCTCGGAGACCTCCGGAAGATCTTCGACTTCTCCCAGGAGCCGCTCGATCCACTGATCCTCGACCCCTTGCCGCTCGGTCCGCATCAGCGGTCCGTACCCGTCCCTCCCGAGTACATGGAGGAGTGGGAGGCCTAG
- a CDS encoding HU family DNA-binding protein, protein MNKSGLIAEVAKRTGASKADVSRMLEASMDTIRETVSKGSRVSLSGFGTFERKHRNQRVARNPRKPDVPIVVPSRDLPSFNPGKDFREAVSSKARRSPAKKRKR, encoded by the coding sequence GTGAACAAGAGCGGACTGATCGCCGAAGTAGCCAAGCGCACGGGCGCCAGCAAGGCCGATGTCTCGCGCATGCTCGAGGCGTCGATGGACACGATCCGGGAAACGGTCTCGAAGGGTAGCCGCGTGTCGCTGTCCGGCTTCGGAACCTTCGAGCGTAAGCACCGGAACCAGAGGGTCGCTCGGAACCCCCGGAAGCCGGACGTTCCGATCGTGGTCCCGTCCCGCGATCTGCCCTCGTTCAATCCGGGCAAGGACTTCCGCGAGGCCGTTTCGAGCAAGGCCCGGCGTTCGCCGGCGAAGAAGCGGAAGCGCTGA
- a CDS encoding phosphoribosyltransferase family protein, with translation MRFVDRTGAGEALAEALSGRVEGDDPVVLGIPRGGVVVAAAVARALELPLDVVVPRKLGAPHNPELGIGAIAPGVRVLDVRMVRALGVSRAYIEEEVARQEAEIARRMQTYRVGRPPLELEGRLVHIVDDGVATGGTAIAAVRWAKARNAQRVALAVPVAPPQTLAALSREADEVVALEAPSGFGSVGEWYERFDQTSDEEVIGLLAGGGTVG, from the coding sequence ATGAGGTTCGTCGATCGCACCGGAGCCGGGGAGGCGCTCGCCGAAGCACTCTCGGGGCGCGTCGAGGGTGATGATCCGGTCGTGTTGGGGATCCCGCGTGGTGGCGTCGTGGTGGCGGCCGCCGTCGCGCGGGCGCTGGAGCTGCCGCTGGACGTGGTGGTTCCCCGCAAGCTCGGGGCTCCCCACAACCCGGAGCTCGGGATCGGTGCGATCGCACCCGGGGTGCGTGTCCTCGATGTGCGCATGGTCCGTGCGCTCGGGGTGAGCCGCGCGTACATCGAGGAGGAGGTCGCGCGCCAGGAGGCGGAGATCGCGCGACGCATGCAGACCTATCGCGTCGGGCGTCCGCCACTCGAACTCGAGGGGCGACTGGTCCATATCGTGGACGACGGTGTCGCGACGGGAGGGACGGCGATCGCCGCGGTACGGTGGGCGAAGGCCCGCAACGCGCAACGGGTCGCGCTGGCCGTGCCCGTCGCCCCGCCGCAGACCCTCGCCGCGTTATCCCGCGAGGCGGACGAGGTCGTCGCGCTCGAGGCCCCGAGTGGGTTCGGATCGGTCGGGGAATGGTACGAACGGTTCGATCAGACGAGCGACGAGGAGGTCATCGGGTTGCTGGCCGGCGGCGGGACGGTCGGATGA
- a CDS encoding biotin transporter BioY gives MTTLALAAAPPKVRANGLAYQLSLAVIGSVLLAGLAQLQIQLPFTPVPITGQTLGVLLIGASLGAAFGSLSIGLYLLYAVLGFHVLAPDAEGAYATGWEIFTLAQATGGYLIGFLLAGALVGWLSRRGWDRSASSAIGAMFLGSVMIYLVGVPWLLASVRAGGFPYTLNDALTDGLYPFVIGDTIKLLIAAGLLPLAWKLARRNDEPTA, from the coding sequence GTGACCACGCTCGCGCTCGCCGCAGCTCCACCGAAGGTTCGCGCCAACGGGCTCGCCTACCAGCTCTCCCTCGCGGTGATCGGTTCCGTGCTCCTCGCCGGCCTCGCCCAGCTGCAGATCCAGCTCCCGTTCACACCCGTGCCGATCACGGGACAGACTCTGGGCGTCCTGCTGATCGGGGCGTCGCTCGGCGCGGCTTTCGGGTCCCTCTCGATCGGGCTCTACCTGCTGTACGCGGTGCTCGGGTTCCACGTGCTCGCACCGGACGCCGAGGGCGCCTACGCCACCGGGTGGGAGATCTTCACCCTCGCGCAGGCGACCGGCGGCTACCTGATCGGGTTCCTCCTCGCGGGAGCTCTCGTCGGGTGGCTCTCGCGGCGCGGGTGGGATCGCTCCGCGAGTTCGGCGATCGGCGCGATGTTCCTGGGATCGGTCATGATCTACCTGGTGGGCGTTCCGTGGTTGCTCGCATCGGTGCGCGCGGGCGGCTTCCCCTACACCCTCAACGATGCGCTCACCGACGGGCTGTATCCGTTCGTGATCGGGGACACGATCAAACTCCTCATCGCGGCGGGACTGCTTCCCCTCGCCTGGAAGCTCGCGCGTCGCAACGACGAACCGACGGCCTAG
- a CDS encoding Lrp/AsnC ligand binding domain-containing protein, with protein sequence MVHAYVLIQTEVGKAAQVADEVRDIGGVTEAEDVTGPYDVIVRAEAQNVDELGKLVVAKIQGVDGITRTLTCPVVHL encoded by the coding sequence ATGGTTCACGCGTACGTGTTGATCCAGACCGAGGTCGGCAAGGCGGCGCAGGTGGCCGACGAGGTTCGCGACATCGGTGGCGTCACCGAGGCTGAGGACGTCACCGGCCCCTACGACGTGATCGTCCGCGCGGAGGCCCAGAACGTCGACGAGCTCGGCAAGCTCGTCGTGGCGAAGATCCAGGGCGTCGACGGCATCACCCGAACACTGACCTGCCCGGTGGTCCACCTCTGA
- the cofC gene encoding 2-phospho-L-lactate guanylyltransferase: MRILTVPVASLPRSKSRLAPVLAPLERAALTLAMLEDVLDASLQLSAWDTWVVSPDEAVLEIAARRGVRPVRDDGETLLRAIRQVDDDATERDANALAVVLGDTPLVTADALGRALATLGPVVLAPSSPPARSGGGEGPGTNLLLRRPPRAIRPRFGSDSYAKHRVEAERKGLPVASVDEPDLSFDLDVPDDILTLLETGRSGRTLAVCQELDLGSRLQVRT; this comes from the coding sequence GTGCGGATCCTCACCGTCCCCGTGGCGTCCTTGCCCCGGTCCAAGAGCCGGCTCGCACCCGTCCTGGCGCCGCTCGAACGCGCGGCGCTGACGCTCGCGATGCTCGAGGACGTCCTCGATGCGAGCTTGCAGCTCTCCGCGTGGGACACCTGGGTCGTCTCGCCGGACGAAGCCGTCCTCGAGATCGCGGCCCGTCGGGGCGTCCGACCGGTTCGCGACGACGGCGAGACCCTGCTGCGGGCGATCCGGCAAGTCGACGACGATGCGACCGAACGGGACGCCAACGCGCTCGCGGTGGTGCTCGGCGACACCCCGCTCGTGACCGCCGACGCCCTCGGGCGCGCGTTGGCGACCCTCGGTCCGGTCGTGCTGGCCCCGTCGTCCCCGCCGGCGAGGTCCGGCGGTGGAGAGGGGCCCGGGACGAACCTCTTGCTCCGCCGGCCGCCGCGGGCGATCCGCCCACGATTCGGTTCGGACTCCTACGCGAAGCATCGGGTCGAGGCCGAGCGCAAGGGTCTGCCCGTGGCATCGGTCGATGAACCGGACCTGAGTTTCGACCTCGACGTCCCGGACGATATCCTCACCCTGCTCGAGACCGGCCGCTCCGGACGTACGCTCGCGGTGTGCCAGGAGCTCGATCTGGGATCGCGCCTGCAGGTGCGAACCTGA